One segment of Selenomonadales bacterium DNA contains the following:
- the metA gene encoding homoserine O-succinyltransferase, with protein sequence MPIKIPNELPAAKTLTDENIFIMTEYRAITQDIRPLKILLLNLMPTKIDTETQLSRLLGNTPLQIELELIHTKTYESQNTPKEHLLSFYKTFDTVKDNTYDGLIITGAPVEKMKFEDVDYWDELAEIMEWSKTHVHSTFHICWGAQAGLYYHYGIQKHDLPQKMFGVFPHTLDRKQSILFRGFDDVFYVPHSRHTTVRREDIEREPALKIIASSEEAGVYAISNDGGSQIFIMGHSEYDPRTLEKEYLRDKNLGLPIEVPQNYYPNDDDTKAPLVTWRAHANLLYSNWLNYFVYQT encoded by the coding sequence ATGCCTATCAAAATTCCGAACGAACTTCCAGCGGCCAAGACATTGACCGATGAAAATATCTTTATCATGACAGAATATCGTGCCATCACGCAGGATATTCGTCCGCTCAAAATACTTCTGCTCAACCTTATGCCGACCAAGATAGACACCGAAACACAGCTTTCTCGGCTTCTCGGCAACACTCCGCTCCAGATCGAACTGGAGCTGATCCATACAAAAACGTACGAATCGCAAAACACACCAAAAGAACATCTGCTTTCTTTTTACAAAACGTTCGATACGGTAAAAGACAATACATACGACGGACTTATCATCACAGGCGCACCTGTCGAAAAAATGAAGTTCGAAGATGTCGATTACTGGGACGAACTTGCAGAGATCATGGAATGGAGCAAAACACACGTACACAGCACCTTCCATATCTGTTGGGGCGCACAAGCAGGCCTCTACTACCATTACGGCATCCAAAAGCATGACCTGCCGCAAAAAATGTTCGGCGTATTCCCGCATACACTCGACCGCAAACAGTCTATCCTGTTCCGCGGCTTTGATGATGTCTTCTACGTCCCGCATTCTCGCCATACGACTGTTCGCCGCGAAGATATCGAACGCGAACCTGCACTCAAGATCATCGCATCTTCTGAAGAAGCAGGTGTCTATGCTATTTCAAATGACGGCGGCAGTCAAATATTCATCATGGGACACTCTGAATACGACCCGCGCACACTCGAAAAAGAATACCTTCGCGATAAAAACTTAGGTCTTCCCATCGAAGTGCCGCAGAACTACTACCCGAACGATGACGATACCAAAGCACCGCTCGTTACCTGGCGCGCACATGCCAATCTCCTCTACTCTAACTGGCTCAACTACTTCGTCTACCAGAC